The Vanessa atalanta unplaced genomic scaffold, ilVanAtal1.2, whole genome shotgun sequence genomic interval TCCCCTTAAATAGACACATTTAtgatcaaaacaatttattaatgccTCCTATCTAATTGAAAGTATTAAGATGTGTTTGAATAAGTATTGGAATGcgttgtgttatttatttattttattccaaaatatataCCTAGGATGTAAAACTATTCCAAAGATTTGTGCTTGTAGACAACAAGATGTCGCGGGCGGGCTGCAGAGAGCACGCAAGGCGTCTTCGTCCGGTTCCTCATCAGGCTGTGGCTCCGGCGCGCGTGCGCGGTTGCGGTGTTGCTGCACGCGCTGCGCAAGGTGGTCCCCGACCCACAACATGGGCATCTCCAGAGAAGGCAGCGGCCACATCAACAAGGCCTGCGCTTTTCCACGAGCACCGCCAGCAACGCCACCCGCTGCTATCAGAATTCGTTGCTTGTTCTTAGCTTCCGTGAACTCTcgctatttaattaatatcttaatgAATACACGAAGTTTAAGGAGCTTCAAAACAACACATTTATCATTCAACATTGCTGTCAGTATCGTACCGGTCGGAGCGCGCAATAATAAGATGCACGTGGTTCGCTGCTCGCTTGATCGGTTCTGTCATTAGTTTCAGTCTCAAAGTAAGCGATTTCTTCACTAGGAACTTCTGCTACCAGGATTTGTCTGCGTTTAATGGACACAATTAAAGGCATCTATGTAAACCGAAGTAGACTC includes:
- the LOC125076707 gene encoding uncharacterized protein LOC125076707 isoform X2, producing MPLIVSIKRRQILVAEVPSEEIAYFETETNDRTDQASSEPRASYYCALRPREFTEAKNKQRILIAAGGVAGGARGKAQALLMWPLPSLEMPMLWVGDHLAQRVQQHRNRARAPEPQPDEEPDEDALRALCSPPATSCCLQAQIFGIVLHPRGGCVWATTEAGAWCVSLPALKPVLWLPRAAAAPSVAELPPHYLFPCVDDDYFITPPGYGSGRVSLWTIRSGRCSTQLQHDAPALAVFLLKHARSAPGSRRLLVLAADALHVWRSLVD
- the LOC125076707 gene encoding uncharacterized protein LOC125076707 isoform X3 — protein: MPLIVSIKRRQILVAEVPSEEIAYFETETNDRTDQASSEPRASYYCALRPREFTEAKNKQRILIAAGGVAGGARGKAQALLMWPLPSLEMPMLWVGDHLAQRVQQHRNRARAPEPQPDEEPDEDALRALCSPPATSCCLQAQIFGIVLHPRGGCVWATTEAGAWCVSLPALKPVLWLPRAAAAPSVAELPPHYLFPCVDDDYFITGRCSTQLQHDAPALAVFLLKHARSAPGSRRLLVLAADALHVWRSLVD